CTCAATGGTCAGTTGATGGGGTTCGAAGAGATCAGCAGTGAGCGTATCATCGCGACACGTGACAAGCTGAATGAAGAGCGAGAATCTTTCAGCAAGGCGCAGCATACAAACAAGCTACTTCAGGAGAAATTTCAGGCATTGAAAAATGTGAAAGAAGATTTTCTGGAATTGAGCAAAATGAAGTCTCTATTTCAACAGCTGACTGATCAGCAAGCCGCAAAGGAAACTTTGCGCCAACGTATGATACGCTTTGAAGAAGCGCATACAAGCTTTTTTCACATCCTCCAGACACAGGAGAAATTGAATCAGGAAAATGTCCAGGAACAAAGCAGATTGCAGCTTGAGGGAGCGAAGTCTGCCGAAATCCAACAAACTACACAACAGGTATCGCAGCAATTGCAACAGGTTAAACCACAATATGAGCGACTAGCAGAACGACGGGTAAGCGAATTGGATTTGGAACTCATTCTACAGCTGATCAATTTTTCAACTGAAATAAAAGGTTTAAAAGAAAGCGCGCAGAAAGGTCGGGATTTCGTCCAAAAAGCTAAGGAGCAACACGTGCTATGTAAAAACAACATTCAGGAAACCGAAACCCTACTTCTTCGACTAAAACAATCGAAACCGTCGGCTAATGAGCTGATGGAGCTGGGACAATGGTACACCAAACAGCAGGCTATCCAACAACAGGAGAGCGAACTCAACCATCAACTCCTGGAGCTAAAAGTTTCCATAACCGATCTACAAGGTGATTTGCAAAGTAAAAACTTCGACCCTGCCGGGTTTGATTCAGCTTATACAGCCGAATTGCTGGAACTTGAAACCCGACTCAGCATATTGAACGACGAGAAAGCACACCTTCTGTTGCAACAAAAGCTCACACAATTCGCGGAAAACCTAAGTGCGGGTTCCCCCTGCCCCTTATGTGGAGCCCTGGAACACCCTGCTATCGCGGAAGGAATAGATATCACACAAGAGCTGACAGAAAACCAACGGGCGACAGCAGAAATCAATGCGCGCATAAAATCCAAGGGTGATCAAAAATTTGAGATTGAAAAGCTCCTACTCCGCCTACAATCCCTACAGGTGCAACAAAATGATCTCACAAGCAAGATCCAGGCAAACAAATCTCAGAAGGCCACTCACCTACTCCAATTTACCTGGGCAGCGTACAGCAGCACCGATGAGTCAATTTATACACAGAAAAAACAAGAGCTTTCCAACATCGAAGCCCAGATCATAGCAACAGAACAGATCGCAACGACCCATCAGACCACATTGGCAGATATAGAGAGCAAGCTGGAAAGAGCAAATGTAAAATTAAGTGGTCTTGAAATTGAGGAAGCGCAAAAGCAAACCCAGATCAATCAAAATATAGACCACTTAAAACACTTGAACTGGACAGACTATCAATCCCGGGAGAAAGCTACGGTCGAAAACGAATTTCATACACTAAAAGCGGAAAATCTTCGTATAGAACAGGATTATAATACCTTGACAGATCGCTTAAATAAGCTAAACAGTCAGTTTGCTGCACAAAATAGCCTAGTTCAATCCATTCAAGAACGGATTATCAAAATAAAGTCTGAAATCCTACACCTTGACACGACTATCGAACAACTCCTCCAGGCTTCTGTATTCAACACGATAGATCAAGTAAAAGAGACATTAGCGGAGAATCTACCTGTACAGAAAATACGCGCGGAACTGGAACAGTTTCAAATCCAATTTGAAACACTGAAAGCACAGATCATGCAATTAGACAAAAAGTTAGCAGATAAAGTCTACGATGAGGCAGCCTTTATGAAGGAAGAAGCTGCTTTGGAAGAAAGCTCCCATCATCTTAAAATCCTGACAGAGAACGTCGCTAAATGCGAGCAGGAGTTGAATCAATTGGAGACGGCCTACGAAAAAAAGGAAACCTTACTGCAACAACAAGCACAATCAAACCTTCGTAATGACAATCTTAAACAGTTATTTAACCTGTTTAAGGGGGCGGGATTTGTGCAGTATGTTTCATCAATCTATCTGCGGCAGCTCTGTGATCATGCCAATATCCGTTTTCACCGAATGACACGAAACCAGTTAAGTTTACAGATTAATGAAAACAATGAATTTGAAATCATTGATTATCTGAATGAAGGCAAAAGCCGGAGTGTAAAAACACTCTCTGGTGGTCAAGCTTTTCAGGTATCCCTGAGTCTTGCGCTGGCCCTAGCTGAAAGTGTACAGTCCAATACCAAAGCCGCTAAAAATTTCTTTTTTATCGATGAAGGCTTTGGCACCCAAGATATCGCTTCTGTCAATATTGTCTTCGAAACCTTACTTGACCTGCACAAAGAAAATCGAATCGTCGGTATTATCTCGCATGTTGAAGAATTGAAAGAACGGATACCAATATCACTTTCCATCGAAAAGGATGAAGAACATGGCAGTCAAATTTTCATTAATTAATTGTAAATCCCAAAGTAATTTTGTAGATTAGTTATAGCGACAGTAGCCAAAAAACTGTCGCTATAACCAAAAAACAAAAGATTATGGGCTTATTTTCAAACAACAGAAAAGGAAAAGGGTCTCATCCTTTTTTTCATAAAACAGCTAAATCGACAATTCATTTAGCGGCAGAAAACAACAATCAATCCGCTGAACATCGGACAACCTCATCTATGCTCTTTGTCAAGCAATATGATATTATGCGTATCTTAAAGGAGATTTTAATGCCGCAGAACCAAAATTAGTTTTTGGTAAAAATCCGTATGGCTCAGGTAGTGAGGAAATATCTAGCCCTACCCCTGCTATGATCTCTATCTGGTCTATGCTGTTATGCTTAATCTATTACTATTCTCGCAACCAAAATATTAATCTAGCCTTATACAAGAGAAAAAGAGACCATCGGGCCAGATAGACATTCCTATCCATTCTGGTGATCGTCAAGGACCTACTTTCTAGCTTTACTGCTCTAAAAAAGAAATTAAAAAAATCATTGAAATTCTAAAAAAGTAAGTTTAATTTAACAATATAAAACATTTATAAAAAAATATTGTCATACGTAAAATAGAAATTAAAGCGGTACTTATTCCAGACACATGAAATACAAACAGATAAACAACAACTCCATTAACCAGATTATGCTTATCATCATTATTTTGCTGATATGCATTTTGATATTTACGAGTCTTTTCTATTATCTTCCGGGCTTTTTGGGCGCTATAACACTATATGTCCTCTTCCGGAAAATTAACTTTAAACTGACAGAAGAGAGAAGATGGAAGAAATCTCTTGCGAGTCTCTTACTAATTCTACTTACAATTGTATTCCTAGTCGGTCCGCTCTATTTACTGATCAATTATATGGTGCCACAGGTGACTGAGGCAATTAATAATAAAGAGGAGATTATGGAAAAATTTGATTCCATTAAAACCTATTTCAAAGATAGCCCTTATCTCAACAATATTGATTTATCTGACACCGCATTGATGGGGGCACTCCAACGGGCGGCCAAGTTTATCCCCAATATACTGAATTCAGTAGCCGAAGTAGGTGTCAATGTTTTAGTCGCATTATTTGTACTTTACTTTATGTTGGTCAGCAGCAAGCAATTGGAACGGACAATATACAATGCCATTCCGTTTTCTCCGGGAAGTAAAGCAGAGTTATGGCAAGAGTTTGACATGATGGTCAAATCAAATGCCATTGGTATTCCAATCCTCGCGATGTGCCAAGGTGTAGTTGCCGGTCTAGGTTATTGGTTTTTCGGTTTGGAAAGTCCCATTTTTCTGGCCATTCTAACTGCTGTCTCTACCATTATCCCTATCTTGGGTACGATGGTAGTCTATCTCCCTGCGGCCATATTTTTGTTAGCAAATGGGCAATCCGGCAACGCCATAGGGCTAGCACTTTATGGTATCATTATCATTGGAAGTATTGATAATATTCTTCGCTTTACAATTTTGAAAAAACTTGGCGATGTCCATCCCTTAATAACCGTTTTTGGGGTATTATTGGGATTAAATCTCTTTGGTATGTTAGGATTGATATTTGGTCCCCTTATTCTATCCTGTGTGGGAGTCTTACTCAAGGTATATAGCAACGAATTTGGTCGAAGTACACCGGAAATCATACAATCTACGTCATTGATAGAACCCAATAGTCCCAGCAACACCACCGATACGACGGAATAGTATAAAATTAGGAGACATATTGCAGTGGGAAGCATCGAAGATGATAACCAGTAAACTGTCATAACTTGAGTTTGGACACTGCATAATCCCATTTTTTTTATAGTTTTGATTCTTCAATGGCATCGTTGTGGAATGATCTATCTTCGGCTCAAGCTGAACGGTATAAATGCATTCTGTTAGCGCGCCTAAAAAGAATAGAAGAAATCACTAAAACTGATTTAAAATCAAAGGTAGTCTATGAACAAAAAAATAATCTTAGGAGTAACTGCTATGCTCACGGCAGGCATGCTTTATTCATGTAACAACAAGGGCAATCAAAAGACAGCTGGTACGGAAAGTAGTACCGCAGAAAATACGGCTGAAAGTCATGACCATGCGGGTAACGACCACGCCGGTCATGATCATGCGCAAACTGCCCCTACCCAATCTTCTGGTCCGGCTGCAATTCTTCCTAATTTCACTTTTTACCAACTTCGATCCGGCATACGTGTCAGCAATGAGAATCTTGCTAAAGATAAGAATACAGTCTTCATCTTATTTGATCCGGGATGTAGCCATTGTCAGCACGAAGCAACTGAGCTCGAAAAAAATATTGACCGCATAAAAGATGTCAATATCTTTTATATTTCCATGAATGATCCAGCATTGGTATTAGGATTCTTCGATAGCTTCGCACCAAAGCTATCCAAATCTTCCAATGTGGAAGTCTTGATTGACAAAGATCAAACCTTTATCCAAAATATACATGTCCCTTCACAGTTCCCAGCAAATTATGTCTATGGTGCTGACGGAAAACTGAAAGCACATTGGGAAGGTGAGAAAAATATCAATGAGGCGATAAGCCAATTTCATAAATAAGCTGAAATGCTCAACATAGCGATAAACGGATTTGGACGCATCGGAAGAAACACTTTACGTAATATTTTTCTTCGCGATGCTTTTGATCAATTGCAGGTGGTCGCCATCAATGATTTGGCTGATACCAAGACTTTGGCCCATTTATTCAAGTATGATTCGGTACATGGACCATTCTCTGGCACGGTCACACACGACGAACATCATATTATCGTGAATGGCCATTCCATTCTGGTTACCAATGAAAGAGATCCCGCCCTACTACCTTGGAAATCCTTACATATTGATGTTGTTGTTGAATCTACGGGGCATTTTACGAACCGTGAAAAAGCAACGCTTCATCTAACAGCAGGTGCAAAAAAAGTTATTATCTCAGCTCCGCCAACAGACAAGGATATTGCAACAGTCGTATTGGGTATCAACGATAATGCTGTCGATCTCTCGGCTTCAATCCTGTCCAATGCCTCATGTACAACAAACAACGTCGCCCCACTGGTTAAAATATTAGACGATAATTGGGGGATAAAAGACGGATATATCACTACGGTGCACTCCATGACAGGAGATCAAAACCTACATGATGCACCACACAAAGATTTGCGACGGGCACGTGCAGCCTCTTCGGCTATCATACCGACAACTACAGGTGCCGCCAAAGCGATTACCAATGTCTTTCCACATCTACAGAATAAGTTGGGTGGAGCAGGTATACGTGTTCCTGTGCTGAATGGTTCGTTAACAGATTTTACCTGTACGTTAGAAAAAGAAACAACGGTTGAAGAAATCAACAAAGCTTTTAAAGCTGCAGCGGAAAACGAATTAAAGCAGGTGTTGTTTTATACAGAAGACCCAATCGTGTCTGTTGATATAATAAACAATCCCTATTCTTGTGTTTTCGATGCGCAATTGACTTCGGTTGTGGGTGGATTAGTGAAAGTTGTGGGTTGGTATGACAATGAATTTGGCTATTCCAATCGTTTGGTGGACCTCCTGATTAAGATTGACCAGCTTGTTTAATCCAACCAGCTGAAAATAAAGAAAGCCCGTATCCTAAAAATACGGGCTTTTTGTTTAAAACTTTTACAGGCCTGTTTGCGACGTATCAGCACTATAGCCCGCGCACAGATAAAGTACGAGAAAAGCACTTTTCGCTTTGTTTAATATCAATCAATAGTTACTATCCCACACATGATTATTTCGAGTAATCAGTATCCTAAGTGTACCGTTTGTCACTTAGAGTACTCGTTGGCCGTATACCCTGTTTCTGGGATGATACTAGTATATTAGTACAATATACGTGTAATATCTTTACAATTCCCGTTCTACTCCCAAGCCGAAAAGTGCAAAATCATATTTTACCGGATCATTGGGATCCAATAGACGAAGATTGCCTGTTAGCTCTTGTGCGGTCTTCCAGTTGACCTTTTCCAAGGTAATCAGTCCAAATTTTCGCGCTACACGTTCAACATGGACATCACAGGGACAGATGAGGTCTTTTGGTGACAAGCGGCTCCAAATTCCAAAATCTACTCCTTTATTATCCTTTCGGACCATCCAGCGTAAAAACATATTGATACGCTTGACAGTAGATTTTTGGGCCGGACTACTGATATGTTTACGCGTTCGGTGCGGATAGTCTGGCAGCGAAAAGAAATAGGTTTTAAATGCATTCAGCGCCTGCTCCAAATCCACCTCTTTTACCGTCTCCTGCCCTACCAAAAAAGCATCTTCTAAAGACGCAAAGTGGCTATAGTGATACCGAAAAAAAGCAACAAAATAAAGAATATCCGTATCATTGAATGTACGATGTTTAAAACCAAGCAGAC
The window above is part of the Sphingobacterium sp. ML3W genome. Proteins encoded here:
- a CDS encoding redoxin domain-containing protein, which translates into the protein MNKKIILGVTAMLTAGMLYSCNNKGNQKTAGTESSTAENTAESHDHAGNDHAGHDHAQTAPTQSSGPAAILPNFTFYQLRSGIRVSNENLAKDKNTVFILFDPGCSHCQHEATELEKNIDRIKDVNIFYISMNDPALVLGFFDSFAPKLSKSSNVEVLIDKDQTFIQNIHVPSQFPANYVYGADGKLKAHWEGEKNINEAISQFHK
- the gap gene encoding type I glyceraldehyde-3-phosphate dehydrogenase yields the protein MLNIAINGFGRIGRNTLRNIFLRDAFDQLQVVAINDLADTKTLAHLFKYDSVHGPFSGTVTHDEHHIIVNGHSILVTNERDPALLPWKSLHIDVVVESTGHFTNREKATLHLTAGAKKVIISAPPTDKDIATVVLGINDNAVDLSASILSNASCTTNNVAPLVKILDDNWGIKDGYITTVHSMTGDQNLHDAPHKDLRRARAASSAIIPTTTGAAKAITNVFPHLQNKLGGAGIRVPVLNGSLTDFTCTLEKETTVEEINKAFKAAAENELKQVLFYTEDPIVSVDIINNPYSCVFDAQLTSVVGGLVKVVGWYDNEFGYSNRLVDLLIKIDQLV
- a CDS encoding SMC family ATPase, yielding MIPLKLTVEGIYSYQERQTIDFTALTDAGLFGIFGAVGSGKSSILEAITYALYGETERLNARDKRTYNMMNLKSNRSYIELDFINFENRTFKVTREFKRNSKNFEDVKSPTVVLYENINEQWVPLESSNTQSIIGLSYENFKRTIIIPQGQFKEFIELGAKERTDMMKEIFQLHRFDLQDKVAALYKKNQSELDQLNGQLMGFEEISSERIIATRDKLNEERESFSKAQHTNKLLQEKFQALKNVKEDFLELSKMKSLFQQLTDQQAAKETLRQRMIRFEEAHTSFFHILQTQEKLNQENVQEQSRLQLEGAKSAEIQQTTQQVSQQLQQVKPQYERLAERRVSELDLELILQLINFSTEIKGLKESAQKGRDFVQKAKEQHVLCKNNIQETETLLLRLKQSKPSANELMELGQWYTKQQAIQQQESELNHQLLELKVSITDLQGDLQSKNFDPAGFDSAYTAELLELETRLSILNDEKAHLLLQQKLTQFAENLSAGSPCPLCGALEHPAIAEGIDITQELTENQRATAEINARIKSKGDQKFEIEKLLLRLQSLQVQQNDLTSKIQANKSQKATHLLQFTWAAYSSTDESIYTQKKQELSNIEAQIIATEQIATTHQTTLADIESKLERANVKLSGLEIEEAQKQTQINQNIDHLKHLNWTDYQSREKATVENEFHTLKAENLRIEQDYNTLTDRLNKLNSQFAAQNSLVQSIQERIIKIKSEILHLDTTIEQLLQASVFNTIDQVKETLAENLPVQKIRAELEQFQIQFETLKAQIMQLDKKLADKVYDEAAFMKEEAALEESSHHLKILTENVAKCEQELNQLETAYEKKETLLQQQAQSNLRNDNLKQLFNLFKGAGFVQYVSSIYLRQLCDHANIRFHRMTRNQLSLQINENNEFEIIDYLNEGKSRSVKTLSGGQAFQVSLSLALALAESVQSNTKAAKNFFFIDEGFGTQDIASVNIVFETLLDLHKENRIVGIISHVEELKERIPISLSIEKDEEHGSQIFIN
- a CDS encoding TIGR02757 family protein, which translates into the protein MAVDFNLKDFLDKKVDEYNQPNFIPNDPISIPHQFSSKNDIEITGFLAAIMAWGQRKTIINKCNELIARMDCVPYDYIMNHSDQDLKSLLGFKHRTFNDTDILYFVAFFRYHYSHFASLEDAFLVGQETVKEVDLEQALNAFKTYFFSLPDYPHRTRKHISSPAQKSTVKRINMFLRWMVRKDNKGVDFGIWSRLSPKDLICPCDVHVERVARKFGLITLEKVNWKTAQELTGNLRLLDPNDPVKYDFALFGLGVEREL
- a CDS encoding AI-2E family transporter, with product MKYKQINNNSINQIMLIIIILLICILIFTSLFYYLPGFLGAITLYVLFRKINFKLTEERRWKKSLASLLLILLTIVFLVGPLYLLINYMVPQVTEAINNKEEIMEKFDSIKTYFKDSPYLNNIDLSDTALMGALQRAAKFIPNILNSVAEVGVNVLVALFVLYFMLVSSKQLERTIYNAIPFSPGSKAELWQEFDMMVKSNAIGIPILAMCQGVVAGLGYWFFGLESPIFLAILTAVSTIIPILGTMVVYLPAAIFLLANGQSGNAIGLALYGIIIIGSIDNILRFTILKKLGDVHPLITVFGVLLGLNLFGMLGLIFGPLILSCVGVLLKVYSNEFGRSTPEIIQSTSLIEPNSPSNTTDTTE